Proteins encoded together in one Streptomyces sp. TLI_171 window:
- a CDS encoding prevent-host-death family protein codes for MSTLTVSFSDLSKNSKRVADTVEQAQRVHVTRRDGEDLYLTTERHDRQREETADVTARLFAALITSDEGARAVLLALPEVFPWTRHLSAEEVREFVVDLVNATRDVVELDVHANLHRVIVEWRATARILADPELSTQLTGPLSGEDHGEVLAP; via the coding sequence ATGTCCACTCTCACCGTGTCATTCTCCGACCTGTCGAAGAACTCGAAGCGTGTCGCGGACACCGTCGAGCAGGCGCAGCGCGTCCACGTCACCCGTCGTGATGGCGAGGACCTGTACCTGACCACCGAACGCCACGACCGCCAGCGCGAGGAGACCGCCGATGTCACCGCGCGACTCTTCGCGGCTCTGATCACCAGCGACGAGGGTGCGCGTGCGGTCCTCCTCGCCCTCCCCGAGGTCTTTCCCTGGACCCGGCACCTGTCGGCCGAGGAGGTGCGCGAGTTCGTTGTCGACCTCGTGAACGCCACTCGCGACGTGGTGGAGCTGGACGTCCACGCCAACCTGCACCGCGTGATCGTCGAGTGGCGGGCCACCGCCAGGATCCTGGCGGACCCCGAACTGAGCACCCAGCTGACCGGACCGCTCTCGGGCGAGGACCACGGCGAGGTACTCGCTCCATGA
- a CDS encoding transposase, which yields MSRSSPNRTCLGGYGRHPERLRQQFESVIWGFRTGGHWLEMAQEFGAWSTVVSNRFRRWRDAGVFDACCRA from the coding sequence ATGAGTAGGAGTTCGCCGAATCGCACCTGTCTTGGCGGGTATGGCCGGCACCCGGAGCGGCTGCGCCAGCAGTTCGAGAGCGTGATCTGGGGGTTCAGGACGGGCGGGCACTGGCTGGAGATGGCGCAGGAGTTCGGCGCATGGTCAACCGTCGTCTCCAACCGCTTTCGGCGGTGGCGTGACGCCGGGGTCTTCGATGCCTGCTGCAGGGCCTGA
- a CDS encoding ice-binding family protein, which translates to MTLNISGALHWRTVATWIAAVAFIAAAATTVSPAPAHAIATAVNLGAADSFAVLGGQSVTNTGPSVITGDVGVSPGTSITGLLPSQVNGSIHQTDALAAQAQTDLTTAYNAAAGQAKDFDLTSPGDLGGQTLGPGVYKATSSINLTGTLTLDAHGDPNAVWVFQIGSTLITASNSHVLLTNGAAPCNVFWQVGSSATIGTDTTFVGNIMTLASIGMQTGASLDGRALAQTAGSVTLDTNRITRATCAVGTTGGTGGATTTGGVVAGTTTGGLIAGTTGGTATGGTTGGVVAGTTTGGGTGGALGGLLGGVLTTGGTTGGVLGGVIAGSTGGTGGATTGGGTTGGTTGGGDHGGEHGGDHGDHGDHGGDHGDHGGEHGGDHGDHGGEHGGDQGGDCGCDESGSW; encoded by the coding sequence ATGACACTGAACATCTCTGGTGCGCTTCACTGGCGCACTGTTGCCACCTGGATCGCGGCGGTGGCGTTCATCGCCGCCGCCGCCACCACGGTGTCCCCGGCACCGGCTCACGCCATCGCCACGGCCGTCAACCTCGGAGCAGCCGACAGCTTCGCGGTTCTGGGCGGCCAGTCCGTCACCAACACCGGACCCTCCGTGATCACCGGAGACGTCGGGGTGAGTCCGGGGACATCGATCACCGGCCTGCTCCCCAGCCAGGTGAACGGTTCGATCCACCAGACGGACGCGCTCGCGGCACAGGCCCAGACCGACCTGACCACGGCGTACAACGCTGCCGCAGGCCAGGCAAAGGACTTCGACCTCACCTCCCCCGGAGACCTCGGTGGTCAGACCCTCGGCCCCGGTGTCTACAAGGCGACGTCCTCCATCAACCTCACCGGCACGCTCACGCTGGACGCCCACGGCGACCCCAACGCCGTGTGGGTGTTCCAGATCGGCTCGACCCTGATCACGGCCTCCAACAGCCACGTGCTCCTGACCAACGGCGCAGCGCCGTGCAACGTCTTCTGGCAGGTCGGGAGTTCGGCGACGATCGGCACGGACACCACCTTCGTGGGCAACATCATGACCCTGGCCTCGATCGGCATGCAGACCGGGGCAAGCCTCGACGGCAGGGCGCTGGCGCAGACCGCCGGCTCCGTGACGCTTGACACCAACCGGATCACACGGGCGACCTGCGCGGTCGGCACGACCGGCGGCACCGGCGGAGCCACCACGACGGGTGGCGTGGTCGCCGGAACCACCACGGGCGGCCTCATCGCCGGCACCACTGGGGGCACCGCCACCGGGGGCACCACGGGTGGCGTGGTCGCTGGCACCACGACAGGCGGCGGGACCGGTGGGGCCCTGGGCGGTCTGCTCGGCGGTGTCCTGACCACGGGTGGCACCACGGGCGGCGTCCTCGGTGGAGTTATCGCGGGCAGCACGGGCGGTACCGGTGGGGCCACCACAGGCGGAGGCACCACCGGCGGCACCACGGGCGGTGGCGACCACGGCGGTGAGCACGGTGGCGACCACGGTGACCACGGCGACCACGGCGGTGACCACGGCGACCACGGCGGTGAGCACGGTGGCGACCACGGCGACCACGGCGGTGAGCACGGTGGCGACCAGGGTGGTGACTGCGGGTGTGACGAGTCCGGGAGCTGGTAG